The following nucleotide sequence is from Saccharothrix texasensis.
GCAGCAGCCCGAGCCGCCGCTGGGTCCGGATCAGCGACCGCATGTACACCGCGCCCAGCTCGCTCTGCTCGTCGATCTCCCGCGACGCGGGATACGGCCGGGGTGCGCGCGGCGCGCGGGTGCGCGGGCTCGTCACCACGACCCGCTGGGTGTGCGGCCGCTGCGGCGAGGTCACGACGGCTGCCGGTTGCGGCGCACCAGCAGCTGCCGCAGGTGCCGGGCGTGGCGCCGGCTGACCGGCAGCACCGCGCCGCCGATGTTGACGCTCAGGTGGCCGTCCTCCAGCCGCAGCTCGTCGATGTGGCCGAGCGACACGAGGTGGCTGCGGTGGATGCGCACGAACCCCGCGGAGCGCCACCGCTCCTCCAGCCCGTTGAGCGCGGCGCGGACCAGCCCGCTGCCGGTCGCGGTGTGCAGCCGGGCGTAGTCGCCGTGCGCCTCGACGTACCGGATGTCCGCCAACCTGATGAACCTGGTGATGCCACCGAGTTCGACCGGGATGACTTCGTCGCCCACTTCGGGCGCTTTCTCGGCCGGCGCGGCGGCGACCGGTTCCGGCGCCTTCGAATCGAGCACCTCGTGCACGATCCGGTGCACCGATTCGGCCAGCCGTTCCGCCCGAACGGGCTTGAGCAGGTAATCGAGCGCTTTCAGCTCGAACGCCTCGACCGCGGGTTCCTGGTGCGCGGTGACGAACACGATGCGCGGCGGCTGGGCGAACCGGGACAGCACGCGGGCCAGGTCGAGCCCGTCCAGGCCCGGCATGCGGATGTCGAGGAAGACGGCGTCGACCGGTTGGCCCGCGTCCATGGCGCGGTGCAGCGTCCGCAACGCCTTGGTCGCGTCCGTGACGCCCTCCACGTGGGCGACGCGCGGGTCGGAGCGCAGCAGGTAGACCAGGTCCTCCAGCGCGGGGGCCTCGTCGTCGACGGCGAGCACCCTCAGTGTCCGTTCAAGCGCCCCGCGGCGCTCCGGGCCCTCGCAGAGAGGGCAGGGAAGTCCTGAGGTCATGGAGTTCCAATGTGGTGTGGTCGGCGACGTCGGCGATTAGACCACCGGACGCCTATCCTCACCCTTCGGGGTGGCCAAGGGCAATGACCGGCGCGCCGCCTGGGCGTCACCCAGCGTCATCTCCAGTTCGAGGAACGCCTCCTCGGCCCGGCGCGCGGCCAGCGACACCGACGCCGCCGCCGCGCTGCCGACCAGGCGCCGGGTCGGCTCGTGCAGCCCGCGCACCACGTCGGACCACTCGTTCGCCAGCCGT
It contains:
- a CDS encoding LytR/AlgR family response regulator transcription factor, whose protein sequence is MTSGLPCPLCEGPERRGALERTLRVLAVDDEAPALEDLVYLLRSDPRVAHVEGVTDATKALRTLHRAMDAGQPVDAVFLDIRMPGLDGLDLARVLSRFAQPPRIVFVTAHQEPAVEAFELKALDYLLKPVRAERLAESVHRIVHEVLDSKAPEPVAAAPAEKAPEVGDEVIPVELGGITRFIRLADIRYVEAHGDYARLHTATGSGLVRAALNGLEERWRSAGFVRIHRSHLVSLGHIDELRLEDGHLSVNIGGAVLPVSRRHARHLRQLLVRRNRQPS